One window of the Marinilactibacillus sp. Marseille-P9653 genome contains the following:
- the dprA gene encoding DNA-processing protein DprA — protein MNDYLSLSETCFILAHYTKWTIKEKWCFLNEFYQEDPIFQDTFRQYEKLSEKKKASFFEFKSNFDVHKQLHSLKSYEVSYVSVDDPSYPFMLKEIFLPPLVLFYKGSYDWLSSNIVGIVGARECTVYGQKSVDTLVPELVKQGITISSGLARGIDTRAHEASIRARGQTIAVIGTGLDRYYPGENQRLQRKIEKEQLILSEFPLGTRPLKHHFPLRNRIISGISSGVIVIEAKKRSGSLITAYQALEQNRDVYAVPGSIFEERSAGTNELIKIGAKLITSANDVIEDINF, from the coding sequence TTGAACGATTATCTAAGTCTCTCAGAAACGTGTTTTATATTAGCTCACTACACAAAATGGACGATTAAAGAAAAATGGTGTTTTTTAAATGAGTTTTACCAAGAAGACCCGATTTTTCAAGACACGTTCAGACAATATGAGAAGCTTTCTGAAAAAAAGAAGGCTTCTTTTTTTGAATTCAAATCCAATTTTGATGTTCATAAACAACTGCACTCTTTAAAAAGTTATGAGGTATCATACGTGTCGGTAGATGATCCTTCTTATCCATTTATGTTAAAAGAAATTTTCTTACCACCACTGGTTTTGTTCTATAAAGGAAGCTATGATTGGTTATCTTCTAATATTGTAGGAATTGTTGGTGCAAGAGAATGTACGGTATATGGACAAAAAAGTGTAGACACACTCGTACCGGAACTCGTTAAACAAGGGATCACGATTTCAAGTGGATTGGCTAGAGGAATAGACACCCGAGCGCATGAAGCGAGTATACGTGCTCGTGGCCAAACGATTGCGGTTATCGGTACAGGCTTAGATCGGTATTATCCGGGAGAAAATCAACGATTACAGAGGAAAATTGAAAAAGAGCAGTTGATCTTATCAGAGTTTCCTTTAGGAACTAGGCCACTCAAACACCATTTCCCACTGAGAAATAGAATTATCTCGGGAATCAGTTCTGGTGTTATCGTCATTGAAGCCAAAAAAAGAAGCGGGAGTCTGATTACTGCCTATCAGGCACTAGAGCAAAATCGAGACGTTTACGCTGTCCCCGGATCGATTTTTGAAGAACGATCTGCTGGAACAAATGAATTGATCAAAATAGGTGCAAAACTGATAACATCAGCTAATGATGTAATAGAGGATATAAACTTTTAA